CAGGATCGTGTACGCGCTGCCGACTTCGAGGCGCAGCGACGCATACGTATCGGCGAGCCCGACGGGCAGCGTCTTGGTGTCGGGCGTATGCAGCATCCACGTGAGGTTGAATTCGCCGATCGACAGCGTGAGCACCGCGAGCGCGCCCGCGACGATGCCGGGGCGCAGGTTCGGCAGCACGATCGTGACGAAGCGCGTGACGAACGACGCGCCGAGGCTCGCCGCGCCTTCCTCGAGCGTGCGCAGATCGGCGCCGGCCGCGACGGCCGCGACCGCGCGCACCATGAACGGCAGCGTGAACACCACGTGGCCGACGACGATGAACCACAGGCTCATCCGGAACGCGGTGAAGCCGCCGTAGACGACCAGCAGCGCGAGCGCCGACGCGAGGCCCGGCAGCGCGACCGGCAGCACGAGCGCTTCCTCGATCGCGCGTGCGACGCGGCTCTTGCTGCGCGCGAGCGCATAGCCGGCCGGCACGCCGACGACGAGCACGATCGCGAGCGTTGCGAACGCGACATAGAGCGACAGCGCGACCGAGCCGTGATACTGCTGCCATACTTGTTCGAGCCAGCGCAGCGTGAGGCCGCTCGACAGGCCGCGGAAATAGTTGACGGTCAGGCCCGCGAGCACCGACATCACGACGGGCACGATCAGGAACGCGCACAGCAGCAGCGTGACGCCCCATTGCAGCGCGGCGATCGCGCGCGCGCCCGTGACGCGCGGCGCGCGCCGGGCGACGCCGTTCGCCTGCACGGGCGCGGGCGCGGGCGACGGCGCGGAAGAGCCGGAAAGCGATTGCATGAAGGAATCCTCAGGCCGCGGCGGCGGCGGTGTGGCCCGTGAACCGGCGCGCGAGCGCGAGCACGGCCCAGGTGACGATGCCGAGCACGATCGACAGGCCGGCCGCGGTCGCGATGTTCGCGTTCAGCGTGAACTCGGTATAGATCGTCATCGGCAGCACGTTCAGGTCGGTGGCTAGCGTGAACGCGGTGCCGAATGCGCCCATCGCGGTCGCGAAGCAGATCGCGCCGGCCGCGATCAGGCCCGGCGCGAGCGCGGGCAGCACGATGTCGAGAAAGATGCGCCACGGCGATGCGCCGAGCGAGCGTGCGGCTTCCTCGAGCGACGCGTCGAGCTTCGACGCGGCCGCGATCACGGTCACTATCACGCGCGGAATCGAGAAGTACAGGTAGCCGACGAACAGGCCCGCGACCGAATACGCGAACACCCACCTGTCGCCCGTGAGCTTCGCGGACAGCATGCCGATCAGCCCCTGGCGACCGGCGAGCATGATCACCATGAAGCCGACGACCACGCCCGGGAACGCGAGCGGGAACGTGAGCAGCGCGAGCAGCACGCGCTTGCCCGCGAATTCGCGGCGCGCGAGCAGCAGGCCGGAGATCGTCGACAGCGCGAGCGTCGCGAGCGTGACGCCCGCGGACAGCGCGACGGTCTCGCCGAGGCTCTTCATGTAGCGCGCATTGCCGAGCAGCGATGCGTACCGCGAGAAGAACGCGCCGTCGGCGGACACCTGCACGAGCGCCGCCATCGGCAGCAGCCAGAACGCAGCGAACACCGCGAGCGCCGGCGCGACGAGCGCGACGCGCCAGCGCAGCGGGAAAGTCAGGTCGAGCATCGGTTGCGTCCTGCCGCTTACTGCATCACCTGCAGATACTGCTGGCCGAACGCCTGCTGGCCGGCCGCCATCTTGCCGAAGTCGACCGGCTTGGCACGCGCATATTCGCTCGCCGGCAGGAACTTTGCGGCGATGTCCGCGCCGAGCGCCTGCGCGCGCACCGGGCGCAGGTATGCGTTGGCCCACAGCTTCTGGCCTTCGTCGGACAGCACGAAGTCGAGCACCTTTTTGCCGTTCGCGTCGTGCGGCGCGCCCTTCACGAGGCTCATCACGTACGGCACCGCGATCGTGCCTTCCTTCGGAATCACGAACTCGACGTTCGCGTTGTCCTTGTATTTCGCGCGATACGCGTCGAAGTCGTAGTCGAGCAGGATCGGAATCTCGCCGGACAGCACGCGTGCATACGCGGTCTGCTTCGGCACGATCGGCGCGTTCGCCTTCAACTTACGGAACCAGTCGAGCGCCGGCTTGAAGTTGTCGAGGCTGCCGCCGAGCGCCTGGTTGACGGCCACCGCGCCCGCATAGCCGACGAATGCGCTCGACGGATCGAGATAGCCGACCATGCCCTTGTATTCAGGCTTCAGCAGATCGGCCCACGAGCGCGGCACCGGCTTGCCGTCGAGCGCGTCCTTGTTCACGAAGAAGCCGAGCGTGCCCGAGTGGATCGCGAACCAGTAGCCTTGCGGGTCCTTCAGGTTCGCGGGGATGTCGTTCCAGTGCGCGGGCTTGTACGGCGCGATCACGCCCTTGTCCTTCGCCTGGAACGCCGACGACACGCCGAGGTAGACGACATCGGCGACCGGGCTCTTCTGCTCGGCGATCAGCTGCGCGATCGCCTGGCCCGAATTCTTGTTGTCGAACGGCACGCGAATGCCGGTCTTCTGCTTGATCGCGGCGATTTGCGCGGCCCAGTCGGCCCATTCGGGCGGGCAGTTGTAGCAGATCGCCGATTCGTCGGCGTGTGCGGCGGGTGCGCCGGCGATGAGCACGGCGCAGGCGACGGGCGCTGCAAGCGCGCGCAGCAGCGAGGTCAGGCGAAAGGACACGGTGGGTCTCCGGGCGAGTGTGGGGCGCAGGTGTGGTGGGGTTGTCGGCGTGCGGGGTGGCGCGGCCCGCGCGTTCAGGCCTTGCGCAATTGCAGGTCGGTGGCCGGCGCCGCGACCGTCGCGCCGTCGCGCACCGCATGCGGCAGGATCAGCGACGTGCGTTCGATCGTCGCGCCGCCGATGCATTCGACCAGACGCTGCCAAGCGTGACGGCCGATGTCGCGGTTCGGCGTTGCGACGCTCGCGAGCGGCGGCGCGAGCAATTCGCCGATCGCGATCCCGTCGAAGCCGAGCACCGACAGGTCGTCCGGGATCGAGAAGCCGGCGCGGCGCAGGCCGCGCATCACGACCATCGCCAGCAGGTCGTTGCTGCAGAAGAGGGCGGTCGGACGCGTCGCGTTCGCGGTCAGGTGTGCGAGCACCGCGTCGGGCAGCTCGGGCGCGTTGAAGTCGACTTCGACGGGCGGCAGCGTCGCGACGCCGCTTTCCTCGAGTGCCTGCGCATAGCCGAGATGGCGCTGGCGCGCGCGATCCGACGCGGCGAGCGAACCGGCCACCATCAGCACGCGGCGGTGACCGCGCGCGGTCAGCAGCCGCACGCCGTCATAGGCGGCGCGGCGGTTGTCGACCGACACCGACGGGCGGCGCTGCGTGTCGTTGTGCATCAGCACGTAATGCGGGCCGTCGCGGTCGAGCATGTCGAGCAGCGGGTGCGTGTCCGCGTCGGCGACCGTGAGGATCAGCCCTTCGACGCGCTGCTCGCGCAGCGTTTCGATGGCGTGACGCTCGCGCGCCGCGTCGTACTCGGTCGTCATCAGGATCAGCTTGAAGCCGGCCGCGGTCGCGAGTTCGTCGATGCCTTGCAGGCAGTCGGCGAACACGGGGTTCGACAGGGTCGGCAGGACGACGCCGACGAGCCGCGTGCGCTCACCGCGCAGTTGCCGGCCGAGCGGACTCGGGCGGAACTGCAGCGTGTCGATCGCGGTGCGGATCGCCTCGAGCGTGGCGGGACTGACGGTATGCGGCGCGTTGATCGCGCGCGAGACGGTGGCGATCGAGAAGCCCGCGAGGGCAGCGACATCCTTGATGGTCTGGGACATGTGGCAACGCCATGTAAACGTTTTCGACGAGGAAATTATCGAAAACGTTTGTGACTGCGCGATGACTTGCGTGACGCTTGTTTCGCAAAAAGTACGACACAAACGTCAGACGGTTAGGTCCGCCGGACGACGCGGGCTCGATTGTATCGGGGATGTTGCGGCGCGGGACGAAATCGGCGGCGGTGTCGTATCGGCGTCGATTACGAAGGATGAATCCGTGCGGCGGGGGCCGGGGTCGATTGTATCGGTGAAGGCGGGGGCGGTGCCGGTTTCCGTCGCCGGGCGCGCGGCGGCTCGATCAGGCGCGGCCGCGCCGGGCGACGGGGGGAGGAGAGGCGCCCGCGCGCCGGGTTGCGCCGCATGCCTGCGGCGATGACGGTTCGCGGCGCCGCAGGCGGTCTGACGTTACAGCGCGACGAACAGCACGCCGTGCGGGTCCTGAAGCGCGGACGCGTTGCCGACGCTCGTCACGACCGGCGTCAGGTGGCCGGACTTGGTATCCAGCTTCATCACCTGACCCTGGCCGGCGCTGTAGGCGTCGCCTTGCGCGAACGGTGCGTCGACGCGGTAGGTCGTGTTGCTGGCGTCGGTGAACAGCATGAAGGTCTTGCCTTGCGGTCCCGCCGCCGGCACCCAGCGCGTATCGTCGACCGGATAGACCGGGCCGTCCTTGTCGCTGAAGAGCGTGAGCGTCAGCACACTGACGGACTGGCTCGCGCCCGGATTGTGGATGAACACCAGCTTGCCGTCGGCCTGACTGTCGAGCACGAGATCGCCGGCGGAATCGATCGCCTCGGAATCGGGGTCCGTCAGGCTCAACGTCACCAACTGGCTGAAGGTCGGATTCGGCGACCCGCCGACCGACGGTGTCAGATCGGTGGCCTGCGCGTTGCCGGCGAGCACCGGCGCAACGTCGAACGTCGTGCCGTTCGCGTTCAGCGTGAGTTGTCCGAGCGTCGGTGCGGCGGTGCCGGGCGTCGCCGGATTCGATGCGCTCACGTAGACGTTCCCGTTGAGCAGTTGCATGTCGTCGAAGCCGCCGCCGTGTGCGGTCGGATTGACCGTCGCTGCGTAGGTCTTTTGCGTACCGGCTTTCAGGTCGATGATCGTCAGCTCGGGATTGCCGTCCTCGTTGGCCATCGCCCACAGCGTGTTGGTGTCGGCGCGGGCCATCAGGCCGTCGACGTGGCCCGGCACCGTATACGTTTTGAGTACGTTGCCGCTCAGGTCGTATTGCACGACGTCGTTGGTCAGGCCCGGCACCGAGCCGTCCTTCACGTCGCCGGCCTTCTGATAGCCGATGAAGACCGTGTTGTTGAACTGGACGATCGAATCGGGTTTGTCCGTGGACGTCGGCGCTTTCGCGAACACCGACAACGCATAGCCGGACGCAGTCGCCGTGTTCGGCACGGCGGCCGTATTGGTCGGCGCGACGCCGGGCGTGGAGGTTGCGTCGTCGCCGCCACAAGCGGCCAGGAAGACTGAAGCGGATGCGGCGATTAACAGGGGCTTTCTAAACATTATGTTTTCCTGACTAAATGATTCGTGTGAGATCGCTGGAATGCTTTTGTTACCGTCGGTTACTGAGTCGCGGGTCAGGCTATGCCGCCCATATGTCGCTTCGGTGACAACCTTTGCACACTCGCGTCGATTGTCCGGAAGGGGCGGCGGTGCTGGCACATCCTGGCTTAAGGACGGCTTAAGGAGATGGGCCGGATCGAGTCGATTTGCAAGAATCGGATGAAATCCACGCGATTGGGCGAGCTGAACGAGCACATCGACATCAAGTGAAATGGAATATTTTCGTTCTACGATTGAAAGCGTGGATGATGGAAGGCGATGTCGATTCGACGAGGGTGCAGGGGGACTTCACGCGTTTGCGATTCGACCGCGGCTGCGGCCTGGCAGGAAGCCCGGGCGGCAGGGCGGCGATTGGCGGAGCCGACAGGGTCAAATGCGGAGGATCTGGCGAGCAGTGGTAGAATCCCGTCCGCCCTCTTGCCGGGGTGATGAAATTGGTAAACATAGCGGACTTAAACGATTGAGTGCCCGGCCGGAAACGGTCGGTGCAGAACCCTTCAAATTCGGTGAAACCCCTGATGTGCGCATCGAGGCAACGCCGAGCCAAGCCTTGCGGCACCCGCGAGGAAGGTGTAGAGACTAGACGGGGGGCGCCTAAGGCGCACGGGCAGCGGTCATGCCCGCGCGCGACGGCGAAGGCATAGTCCAGCGCACGAACGGCATCGCCCAGACGATGCCGGCTTTGAAAGAAGCAGTGTGACGAAAATCCGCCGCCTTAATTGGCTTGCCGGTTCAAGTCCGGTCCCCGGCACCACATGATCGTCTGAAGGTCAGAGGCACAGAGACCCCGCAAAAATCCGAGATTTTGCGGGGTTTTTTGTTTTATATCCTCAGACGCAACCCGGCTGCACTTGTCCGGCCCTCTCTCGTCCGGCCCGCACGCTCGCCGATGCCGGCAACACGTCTTCGCACCCCCCCGGCACCGTCTCACCGCGGCCCGCACGCACGCCGCCGGGCCGTGCATGACATGTCATGGCAAATATGCTCACCGCGATCGAGCGAGTTAGTCATCGACGGCCGGCCCGGGATTGCATAGATTCTTAAGGTTGGCGTGCTTATCCGCGCGCCAGCCCGCGCGCAGGCCGGCAACCGGCCGCGCGTTCCTATCAGCGTGAGACACAATCGAGCGTGGAGACGACACGATGAGCCTGTCAGAGCCATTGCGTCTGCATGTGCCGGAGCCCACCGGGCGTCCGGGCTGCAAGACGGACTTTTCCTATCTGCATCTATCGCCGGCCGGCGCGGTCCGCCGCCCGCCGATCGACGTTGCCGCGGCGGACACTGCCAATCTCGCCCGCAGCCTCGTGCGCGTGCTCGACGACCACGGGCAAGCCGTCGGCCCGTGGGCGCCGGACCTCGACGATGCGCGGCTGATCGCCGGGTTGCGCGCGATGCTCAAGACCCGCATTTTCGACGCGCGCATGATGATCGCGCAGCGCCAGAAGAAAATCTCGTTCTACATGCTGAGCCTCGGCGAAGAGGCGATCGGCAGCGCGCATGCGATGGCGCTGCGCGACGGCGACATGTGCTTCCCGACCTACCGGCAGCAGAGCATCCTGATCGCGCGCGACGTGCCGCTCGACCGGATGATCTGCCAGCTGATGTCGAACGAAGGCGACCCGCTGAAAGGCCGCCAGCTCCCCGTGATGTACTCGGACCGCGACGCGGGCTTTTTCTCCATTTCCGGCAATCTCGCAACACAGTTCATCCAGGCGGTCGGCTGGGCGATGGCGTCGGCGATCAAGGGCGACACGAAGATCGCGTCCGCGTGGATCGGCGACGGCGCGACGGCCGAAGCCGACTTCCACACCGCGCTCACGTTCGCGCACGTGTACCGCGCGCCGGTCGTGCTGAACGTCGTCAACAACCAGTGGGCGATCTCGACGTTCCAGGCGATCGCGGGCGGCGAAGGCACGACGTTCGCGGGGCGCGGCGTCGGCTGCGGGATCGCGTCGCTGCGCGTCGACGGCAACGACTTCCTCGCGATCTACGCGGCGTCGAGCTGGGCGGCCGAACGCGCGCGCCGCAATCTCGGCCCGACGCTGATCGAGTGGGTGACCTACCGCGCGGGCGCGCATTCGACGTCGGACGATCCGACGAAATACCGGCCGAGCGACGACTGGGCCCATTTCCCGCTTGGCGATCCGATCGCCCGCTTCAAGCAGCACCTGATCGCGAAAGGCATCTGGTCGGACAGCGCGCACGACGCGCTCACGGCCGAGCTCGAGGCGGAAGTGATCGCCGCGCAGAAGGAGGCGGAGAAATACGGGACGCTGGCCGACGACCGGATTCCGTCGCCGGCCTCGATGTTCGACGACGTGTACAAGGAGCTGCCCGCGCACCTGCGCCGTCAGCGCCAGGAACTGGGAGCATGATCATGGCGCAACACGAGACAGGCACGGCGGCGCAGCCGATGACGATGATCCAGGCGCTGCGCTCCGCGATGGACGTGATGCTCGGGCGCGACAGCGACGTGGTCGTGTTCGGGCAGGACGTCGGCTACTTCGGCGGCGTGTTCCGCTGCACCGAAGGACTGCAGAACAAATACGGCAAGTCGCGCGTGTTCGATGCGCCGATCTCCGAAGGCGGGATCGTCGGCGTGGCGGTGGGGATGGGCGCATACGGGCTGCGCCCCGTGTGCGAGATCCAGTTCGCCGACTATTTCTACCCGGCATCCGACCAGATCGTGTCGGAAGGCGCACGGCTGCGCTATCGCTCGGCCGGCCAGTTCACAGCACCGATGACGATCCGGATGCCGTGCGGCGGCGGGATCTACGGCGGCCAGACGCACAGCCAGAGCCCGGAGGCGATGTTCACGCAGGTGTGCGGATTGCGCACGGTGATGCCGTCGAATCCGTACGACGCGAAAGGGCTGTTGATCGCATCGATCGAGAACGACGATCCGGTGATCTTCCTCGAGCCGAAGCGGTTGTACAACGGGCCGTTCGACGGCCATCACGAACGGCCGGTCACGTCGTGGCTCAAGCATC
The nucleotide sequence above comes from Burkholderia pyrrocinia. Encoded proteins:
- a CDS encoding ABC transporter permease, producing the protein MLDLTFPLRWRVALVAPALAVFAAFWLLPMAALVQVSADGAFFSRYASLLGNARYMKSLGETVALSAGVTLATLALSTISGLLLARREFAGKRVLLALLTFPLAFPGVVVGFMVIMLAGRQGLIGMLSAKLTGDRWVFAYSVAGLFVGYLYFSIPRVIVTVIAAASKLDASLEEAARSLGASPWRIFLDIVLPALAPGLIAAGAICFATAMGAFGTAFTLATDLNVLPMTIYTEFTLNANIATAAGLSIVLGIVTWAVLALARRFTGHTAAAAA
- a CDS encoding ABC transporter permease, with the translated sequence MQSLSGSSAPSPAPAPVQANGVARRAPRVTGARAIAALQWGVTLLLCAFLIVPVVMSVLAGLTVNYFRGLSSGLTLRWLEQVWQQYHGSVALSLYVAFATLAIVLVVGVPAGYALARSKSRVARAIEEALVLPVALPGLASALALLVVYGGFTAFRMSLWFIVVGHVVFTLPFMVRAVAAVAAGADLRTLEEGAASLGASFVTRFVTIVLPNLRPGIVAGALAVLTLSIGEFNLTWMLHTPDTKTLPVGLADTYASLRLEVGSAYTILFLLMTLPLLVAMQWLGVDPSGTRALKRRPR
- a CDS encoding substrate-binding domain-containing protein, producing MSQTIKDVAALAGFSIATVSRAINAPHTVSPATLEAIRTAIDTLQFRPSPLGRQLRGERTRLVGVVLPTLSNPVFADCLQGIDELATAAGFKLILMTTEYDAARERHAIETLREQRVEGLILTVADADTHPLLDMLDRDGPHYVLMHNDTQRRPSVSVDNRRAAYDGVRLLTARGHRRVLMVAGSLAASDRARQRHLGYAQALEESGVATLPPVEVDFNAPELPDAVLAHLTANATRPTALFCSNDLLAMVVMRGLRRAGFSIPDDLSVLGFDGIAIGELLAPPLASVATPNRDIGRHAWQRLVECIGGATIERTSLILPHAVRDGATVAAPATDLQLRKA
- a CDS encoding 3-methyl-2-oxobutanoate dehydrogenase (2-methylpropanoyl-transferring) subunit alpha — encoded protein: MSLSEPLRLHVPEPTGRPGCKTDFSYLHLSPAGAVRRPPIDVAAADTANLARSLVRVLDDHGQAVGPWAPDLDDARLIAGLRAMLKTRIFDARMMIAQRQKKISFYMLSLGEEAIGSAHAMALRDGDMCFPTYRQQSILIARDVPLDRMICQLMSNEGDPLKGRQLPVMYSDRDAGFFSISGNLATQFIQAVGWAMASAIKGDTKIASAWIGDGATAEADFHTALTFAHVYRAPVVLNVVNNQWAISTFQAIAGGEGTTFAGRGVGCGIASLRVDGNDFLAIYAASSWAAERARRNLGPTLIEWVTYRAGAHSTSDDPTKYRPSDDWAHFPLGDPIARFKQHLIAKGIWSDSAHDALTAELEAEVIAAQKEAEKYGTLADDRIPSPASMFDDVYKELPAHLRRQRQELGA
- a CDS encoding ABC transporter substrate-binding protein, producing the protein MSFRLTSLLRALAAPVACAVLIAGAPAAHADESAICYNCPPEWADWAAQIAAIKQKTGIRVPFDNKNSGQAIAQLIAEQKSPVADVVYLGVSSAFQAKDKGVIAPYKPAHWNDIPANLKDPQGYWFAIHSGTLGFFVNKDALDGKPVPRSWADLLKPEYKGMVGYLDPSSAFVGYAGAVAVNQALGGSLDNFKPALDWFRKLKANAPIVPKQTAYARVLSGEIPILLDYDFDAYRAKYKDNANVEFVIPKEGTIAVPYVMSLVKGAPHDANGKKVLDFVLSDEGQKLWANAYLRPVRAQALGADIAAKFLPASEYARAKPVDFGKMAAGQQAFGQQYLQVMQ
- a CDS encoding alpha-ketoacid dehydrogenase subunit beta — translated: MAQHETGTAAQPMTMIQALRSAMDVMLGRDSDVVVFGQDVGYFGGVFRCTEGLQNKYGKSRVFDAPISEGGIVGVAVGMGAYGLRPVCEIQFADYFYPASDQIVSEGARLRYRSAGQFTAPMTIRMPCGGGIYGGQTHSQSPEAMFTQVCGLRTVMPSNPYDAKGLLIASIENDDPVIFLEPKRLYNGPFDGHHERPVTSWLKHPGSAVPEGYYTVPLDTAAVVRPGNDVTVLTYGTTVHVSLAAAEETGIDAEVIDLRTLWPLDLDTIVASVRKTGRCVVVHEATRTCGYGAELVSLVQEHCFYHLEAPVERTTGWDTPYPHAQEWAYFPGPARVGEALRRVMEA